AACCCGAACCTGCGCATCAGCGAGATCGCCTACGAGGTCGGCTTTCAATCTCTCACCCATTTTAACAGGGTGTTTAAAAAGATCATCGGCCAGTCGCCGACCCGATATCGCGGTCAACTGGCTCGCGCGTGAAGCATTGCTCCGGCCTTCTTTTCGTGTGTCGCGGCCGCGACTTCTGCTACCATCCGCGCGATGAAAGATTACGCCCGGCTGACGCGCGCCGAATTGATCGACCGAGTAGAGGAACTGGAGCGGAAGACCGCCGTCAACGCAGTGCAACAGGCTGAACGGACCCGCGAACGCCACCGCACGCAAGCCGCTTTGCGCGACAGCGAGGAGCGTCTGCGCGCGATTCTTGAAACAGCCGTCGAGGGCATCATCACCATTGACGGACGCGGCATCATTGAGTCGGCGAACCCGGCGGCGGAAAAAATCTTTGGCTACCGGGCCGCGGAGATTATCGGGAAAAACGTCAGTGCCCTCATGCCGTCGCCCTACCGCGAGGCGCATGACGGTTATCTCGCCAACTACCTGCGGACCGGCCACGCAAAGATCATCGGCATTGGCCGGGAAGTGGTCGGCCGGAGGAAGGACGGAAGCATCTTTCCGATGGACCTTTCGGTCAGCGAGGTCAGGCTCGCCGACCGGTGCATGTTTACGGGTTTCGTACGCGACATCACCGAACGGAAGCGCCTTGAGCGGGAGATCCTCGAAGCCAGCAACCGTGAACAGCGGCGCATCGGTCAGGATCTTCATGATGGTCTGAGCCAGCAACTGGCGGGCATCGAGTTGATGTGCGGCGTGCTCGAACAGAA
This genomic window from Candidatus Angelobacter sp. contains:
- a CDS encoding PAS domain S-box protein; the protein is MKDYARLTRAELIDRVEELERKTAVNAVQQAERTRERHRTQAALRDSEERLRAILETAVEGIITIDGRGIIESANPAAEKIFGYRAAEIIGKNVSALMPSPYREAHDGYLANYLRTGHAKIIGIGREVVGRRKDGSIFPMDLSVSEVRLADRCMFTGFVRDITERKRLEREILEASNREQRRIGQDLHDGLSQQLAGIELMCGVLEQKLAVKARAEADRAGEIARHVREAIAHTRRLARGLSPVQLEANGLMSALQELAPNVERMFMIECRFQYDEPILIQNNAAATHLYRIAQEAINNAIKHGKAKKILIAFRTMGDKHCLLISNDGARFPGEAKQSQGMGLRIMEYRAGEIGASLQIQGGDGPGTTVTCAFDKNL